From the Canis lupus baileyi unplaced genomic scaffold, mCanLup2.hap1 Scaffold_254, whole genome shotgun sequence genome, one window contains:
- the LOC140629781 gene encoding homeobox protein Mohawk-like isoform X5: MNTIVFNKLSGAVLFEDRGAAERERGSRPYGGVLDSAHARPEVGIPDGPPLKDNLGLRHRRTGYAHPPGTPARLQPGQWERARQNGGKVRHKRQALQDMARPLKQWLYKHRDNPYPTKTEKILLALGSQMTLVQVSNWFANARRRLKNTVRQPDLSWALRIKLYNKYVQGNAERLSVSSDDSCSEDGENPPRNHINEGGYNNPVHHPVTKSESSVIKAGVRPESQASEDYVSPPEYKSSLLNRYLNDSLRHVMATNAAMMGKTRQRNHSGSFSSNEFEEELVSPSSSETEGNFVYRTAHK, encoded by the exons ATGAACACCATCGTCTTCAACAAGCTCAGCGGCGCCGTGCTTTTTGAGGACCGCGGTGCTGCGGAGCGGGAACGGGGCAGCCGGCCCTATGGTGGCGTCCTGGACAGTGCCCACGCCCGCCCCGAGGTGGGCATTCCGGACGGCCCGCCCCTCAAGGACAACCTCGGCCTGAGACACCGGAGGACTGGGTACGCGCACCCTCCCGGGACCCCCGCCCGCCTGCAGCCGGGACAGTGGGAGCG GGCCAGGCAGAACGGCGGGAAGGTGAGGCACAAGCGGCAGGCCCTGCAAGACATGGCGCGGCCCCTGAAGCAGTGGCTCTACAAGCACCGTGACAACCCGTACCCCACCAAGACTGAGAAGATCCTCTTGGCGCTCGGCTCGCAGATGACGCTCGTGCAG gTGTCAAATTGGTTTGCTAATGCAAGACGTCGGCTTAAGAATACCGTTCGACAGCCAGATTTAAGCTGGGCTTTACGAATAAAACTGTACAACAAGTATGTTCAAGGAAACGCTGAGCGACTTAGTGTAAGCAGCGATGATTCATGTTCTGaag ATGGAGAAAATCCTCCAAGAAACCACATAAATGAAGGGGGCTATAATAATCCAGTTCATCATCCTGTGACTAAAAGTGAAAGCTCAGTCATAAAAGCTGGAGTGAGGCCAGAGTCACAGGCCAGTGAGGACTACGTATCACCCCCCGAATACAAGAGCAGCTTATTGAATCGTTACCTTAACGACTCCTTGAGACATGTCATGGCCACAAATGCTGCCATGATGGGAAAGACAAGGCAAAGAAACCATTCGGGATCTTTTAGTTCCAATGAATTTGAGGAAGAATTGGTGTCTCCCTCATCATCAGAAACCGAAGGCAACTTTGTCTACCGTACAG CTCACAAATGA
- the LOC140629781 gene encoding homeobox protein Mohawk-like isoform X6, protein MNTIVFNKLSGAVLFEDRGAAERERGSRPYGGVLDSAHARPEVGIPDGPPLKDNLGLRHRRTGARQNGGKVRHKRQALQDMARPLKQWLYKHRDNPYPTKTEKILLALGSQMTLVQVSNWFANARRRLKNTVRQPDLSWALRIKLYNKYVQGNAERLSVSSDDSCSEDGENPPRNHINEGGYNNPVHHPVTKSESSVIKAGVRPESQASEDYVSPPEYKSSLLNRYLNDSLRHVMATNAAMMGKTRQRNHSGSFSSNEFEEELVSPSSSETEGNFVYRTAHK, encoded by the exons ATGAACACCATCGTCTTCAACAAGCTCAGCGGCGCCGTGCTTTTTGAGGACCGCGGTGCTGCGGAGCGGGAACGGGGCAGCCGGCCCTATGGTGGCGTCCTGGACAGTGCCCACGCCCGCCCCGAGGTGGGCATTCCGGACGGCCCGCCCCTCAAGGACAACCTCGGCCTGAGACACCGGAGGACTGG GGCCAGGCAGAACGGCGGGAAGGTGAGGCACAAGCGGCAGGCCCTGCAAGACATGGCGCGGCCCCTGAAGCAGTGGCTCTACAAGCACCGTGACAACCCGTACCCCACCAAGACTGAGAAGATCCTCTTGGCGCTCGGCTCGCAGATGACGCTCGTGCAG gTGTCAAATTGGTTTGCTAATGCAAGACGTCGGCTTAAGAATACCGTTCGACAGCCAGATTTAAGCTGGGCTTTACGAATAAAACTGTACAACAAGTATGTTCAAGGAAACGCTGAGCGACTTAGTGTAAGCAGCGATGATTCATGTTCTGaag ATGGAGAAAATCCTCCAAGAAACCACATAAATGAAGGGGGCTATAATAATCCAGTTCATCATCCTGTGACTAAAAGTGAAAGCTCAGTCATAAAAGCTGGAGTGAGGCCAGAGTCACAGGCCAGTGAGGACTACGTATCACCCCCCGAATACAAGAGCAGCTTATTGAATCGTTACCTTAACGACTCCTTGAGACATGTCATGGCCACAAATGCTGCCATGATGGGAAAGACAAGGCAAAGAAACCATTCGGGATCTTTTAGTTCCAATGAATTTGAGGAAGAATTGGTGTCTCCCTCATCATCAGAAACCGAAGGCAACTTTGTCTACCGTACAG CTCACAAATGA
- the LOC140629781 gene encoding homeobox protein Mohawk-like isoform X1 yields the protein MNTIVFNKLSGAVLFEDRGAAERERGSRPYGGVLDSAHARPEVGIPDGPPLKDNLGLRHRRTGYAHPPGTPARLQPGQWERARQNGGKVRHKRQALQDMARPLKQWLYKHRDNPYPTKTEKILLALGSQMTLVQVSNWFANARRRLKNTVRQPDLSWALRIKLYNKYVQGNAERLSVSSDDSCSEDGENPPRNHINEGGYNNPVHHPVTKSESSVIKAGVRPESQASEDYVSPPEYKSSLLNRYLNDSLRHVMATNAAMMGKTRQRNHSGSFSSNEFEEELVSPSSSETEGNFVYRTDYLTGNLQVSTNVYKIYYLWDTWVAQRLSVCLQLRA from the exons ATGAACACCATCGTCTTCAACAAGCTCAGCGGCGCCGTGCTTTTTGAGGACCGCGGTGCTGCGGAGCGGGAACGGGGCAGCCGGCCCTATGGTGGCGTCCTGGACAGTGCCCACGCCCGCCCCGAGGTGGGCATTCCGGACGGCCCGCCCCTCAAGGACAACCTCGGCCTGAGACACCGGAGGACTGGGTACGCGCACCCTCCCGGGACCCCCGCCCGCCTGCAGCCGGGACAGTGGGAGCG GGCCAGGCAGAACGGCGGGAAGGTGAGGCACAAGCGGCAGGCCCTGCAAGACATGGCGCGGCCCCTGAAGCAGTGGCTCTACAAGCACCGTGACAACCCGTACCCCACCAAGACTGAGAAGATCCTCTTGGCGCTCGGCTCGCAGATGACGCTCGTGCAG gTGTCAAATTGGTTTGCTAATGCAAGACGTCGGCTTAAGAATACCGTTCGACAGCCAGATTTAAGCTGGGCTTTACGAATAAAACTGTACAACAAGTATGTTCAAGGAAACGCTGAGCGACTTAGTGTAAGCAGCGATGATTCATGTTCTGaag ATGGAGAAAATCCTCCAAGAAACCACATAAATGAAGGGGGCTATAATAATCCAGTTCATCATCCTGTGACTAAAAGTGAAAGCTCAGTCATAAAAGCTGGAGTGAGGCCAGAGTCACAGGCCAGTGAGGACTACGTATCACCCCCCGAATACAAGAGCAGCTTATTGAATCGTTACCTTAACGACTCCTTGAGACATGTCATGGCCACAAATGCTGCCATGATGGGAAAGACAAGGCAAAGAAACCATTCGGGATCTTTTAGTTCCAATGAATTTGAGGAAGAATTGGTGTCTCCCTCATCATCAGAAACCGAAGGCAACTTTGTCTACCGTACAG ATTATTTAACTGGAAATCTTCAAGTGTCTACAAATGTGTACAAGATATATTatctgtgggacacctgggtggctcagcggttaagtgtctgccttcagctcagggcatga
- the LOC140629781 gene encoding homeobox protein Mohawk-like isoform X3 has translation MNTIVFNKLSGAVLFEDRGAAERERGSRPYGGVLDSAHARPEVGIPDGPPLKDNLGLRHRRTGARQNGGKVRHKRQALQDMARPLKQWLYKHRDNPYPTKTEKILLALGSQMTLVQVSNWFANARRRLKNTVRQPDLSWALRIKLYNKYVQGNAERLSVSSDDSCSEDGENPPRNHINEGGYNNPVHHPVTKSESSVIKAGVRPESQASEDYVSPPEYKSSLLNRYLNDSLRHVMATNAAMMGKTRQRNHSGSFSSNEFEEELVSPSSSETEGNFVYRTDYLTGNLQVSTNVYKIYYLWDTWVAQRLSVCLQLRA, from the exons ATGAACACCATCGTCTTCAACAAGCTCAGCGGCGCCGTGCTTTTTGAGGACCGCGGTGCTGCGGAGCGGGAACGGGGCAGCCGGCCCTATGGTGGCGTCCTGGACAGTGCCCACGCCCGCCCCGAGGTGGGCATTCCGGACGGCCCGCCCCTCAAGGACAACCTCGGCCTGAGACACCGGAGGACTGG GGCCAGGCAGAACGGCGGGAAGGTGAGGCACAAGCGGCAGGCCCTGCAAGACATGGCGCGGCCCCTGAAGCAGTGGCTCTACAAGCACCGTGACAACCCGTACCCCACCAAGACTGAGAAGATCCTCTTGGCGCTCGGCTCGCAGATGACGCTCGTGCAG gTGTCAAATTGGTTTGCTAATGCAAGACGTCGGCTTAAGAATACCGTTCGACAGCCAGATTTAAGCTGGGCTTTACGAATAAAACTGTACAACAAGTATGTTCAAGGAAACGCTGAGCGACTTAGTGTAAGCAGCGATGATTCATGTTCTGaag ATGGAGAAAATCCTCCAAGAAACCACATAAATGAAGGGGGCTATAATAATCCAGTTCATCATCCTGTGACTAAAAGTGAAAGCTCAGTCATAAAAGCTGGAGTGAGGCCAGAGTCACAGGCCAGTGAGGACTACGTATCACCCCCCGAATACAAGAGCAGCTTATTGAATCGTTACCTTAACGACTCCTTGAGACATGTCATGGCCACAAATGCTGCCATGATGGGAAAGACAAGGCAAAGAAACCATTCGGGATCTTTTAGTTCCAATGAATTTGAGGAAGAATTGGTGTCTCCCTCATCATCAGAAACCGAAGGCAACTTTGTCTACCGTACAG ATTATTTAACTGGAAATCTTCAAGTGTCTACAAATGTGTACAAGATATATTatctgtgggacacctgggtggctcagcggttaagtgtctgccttcagctcagggcatga
- the LOC140629781 gene encoding homeobox protein Mohawk-like isoform X4, translating into MNTIVFNKLSGAVLFEDRGAAERERGSRPYGGVLDSAHARPEVGIPDGPPLKDNLGLRHRRTGYAHPPGTPARLQPGQWERARQNGGKVRHKRQALQDMARPLKQWLYKHRDNPYPTKTEKILLALGSQMTLVQVSNWFANARRRLKNTVRQPDLSWALRIKLYNKYVQGNAERLSVSSDDSCSEDGENPPRNHINEGGYNNPVHHPVTKSESSVIKAGVRPESQASEDYVSPPEYKSSLLNRYLNDSLRHVMATNAAMMGKTRQRNHSGSFSSNEFEEELVSPSSSETEGNFVYRTADEL; encoded by the exons ATGAACACCATCGTCTTCAACAAGCTCAGCGGCGCCGTGCTTTTTGAGGACCGCGGTGCTGCGGAGCGGGAACGGGGCAGCCGGCCCTATGGTGGCGTCCTGGACAGTGCCCACGCCCGCCCCGAGGTGGGCATTCCGGACGGCCCGCCCCTCAAGGACAACCTCGGCCTGAGACACCGGAGGACTGGGTACGCGCACCCTCCCGGGACCCCCGCCCGCCTGCAGCCGGGACAGTGGGAGCG GGCCAGGCAGAACGGCGGGAAGGTGAGGCACAAGCGGCAGGCCCTGCAAGACATGGCGCGGCCCCTGAAGCAGTGGCTCTACAAGCACCGTGACAACCCGTACCCCACCAAGACTGAGAAGATCCTCTTGGCGCTCGGCTCGCAGATGACGCTCGTGCAG gTGTCAAATTGGTTTGCTAATGCAAGACGTCGGCTTAAGAATACCGTTCGACAGCCAGATTTAAGCTGGGCTTTACGAATAAAACTGTACAACAAGTATGTTCAAGGAAACGCTGAGCGACTTAGTGTAAGCAGCGATGATTCATGTTCTGaag ATGGAGAAAATCCTCCAAGAAACCACATAAATGAAGGGGGCTATAATAATCCAGTTCATCATCCTGTGACTAAAAGTGAAAGCTCAGTCATAAAAGCTGGAGTGAGGCCAGAGTCACAGGCCAGTGAGGACTACGTATCACCCCCCGAATACAAGAGCAGCTTATTGAATCGTTACCTTAACGACTCCTTGAGACATGTCATGGCCACAAATGCTGCCATGATGGGAAAGACAAGGCAAAGAAACCATTCGGGATCTTTTAGTTCCAATGAATTTGAGGAAGAATTGGTGTCTCCCTCATCATCAGAAACCGAAGGCAACTTTGTCTACCGTACAG
- the LOC140629781 gene encoding homeobox protein Mohawk-like isoform X2, with translation MNTIVFNKLSGAVLFEDRGAAERERGSRPYGGVLDSAHARPEVGIPDGPPLKDNLGLRHRRTGYAHPPGTPARLQPGQWERARQNGGKVRHKRQALQDMARPLKQWLYKHRDNPYPTKTEKILLALGSQMTLVQVSNWFANARRRLKNTVRQPDLSWALRIKLYNKYVQGNAERLSVSSDDSCSEDGENPPRNHINEGGYNNPVHHPVTKSESSVIKAGVRPESQASEDYVSPPEYKSSLLNRYLNDSLRHVMATNAAMMGKTRQRNHSGSFSSNEFEEELVSPSSSETEGNFVYRTGHKSQPVRENNQRIEVTHMMGVPRWLSQLCV, from the exons ATGAACACCATCGTCTTCAACAAGCTCAGCGGCGCCGTGCTTTTTGAGGACCGCGGTGCTGCGGAGCGGGAACGGGGCAGCCGGCCCTATGGTGGCGTCCTGGACAGTGCCCACGCCCGCCCCGAGGTGGGCATTCCGGACGGCCCGCCCCTCAAGGACAACCTCGGCCTGAGACACCGGAGGACTGGGTACGCGCACCCTCCCGGGACCCCCGCCCGCCTGCAGCCGGGACAGTGGGAGCG GGCCAGGCAGAACGGCGGGAAGGTGAGGCACAAGCGGCAGGCCCTGCAAGACATGGCGCGGCCCCTGAAGCAGTGGCTCTACAAGCACCGTGACAACCCGTACCCCACCAAGACTGAGAAGATCCTCTTGGCGCTCGGCTCGCAGATGACGCTCGTGCAG gTGTCAAATTGGTTTGCTAATGCAAGACGTCGGCTTAAGAATACCGTTCGACAGCCAGATTTAAGCTGGGCTTTACGAATAAAACTGTACAACAAGTATGTTCAAGGAAACGCTGAGCGACTTAGTGTAAGCAGCGATGATTCATGTTCTGaag ATGGAGAAAATCCTCCAAGAAACCACATAAATGAAGGGGGCTATAATAATCCAGTTCATCATCCTGTGACTAAAAGTGAAAGCTCAGTCATAAAAGCTGGAGTGAGGCCAGAGTCACAGGCCAGTGAGGACTACGTATCACCCCCCGAATACAAGAGCAGCTTATTGAATCGTTACCTTAACGACTCCTTGAGACATGTCATGGCCACAAATGCTGCCATGATGGGAAAGACAAGGCAAAGAAACCATTCGGGATCTTTTAGTTCCAATGAATTTGAGGAAGAATTGGTGTCTCCCTCATCATCAGAAACCGAAGGCAACTTTGTCTACCGTACAG